A DNA window from Brassica napus cultivar Da-Ae chromosome C1, Da-Ae, whole genome shotgun sequence contains the following coding sequences:
- the LOC125580545 gene encoding glutathione S-transferase T2-like isoform X2 translates to MDPFNFNSPGLVNLLVSQSSQTIDLGCSEVPKPASKRKWTTKEDVVLISAWLNTSNDPIVSNEQKAGTFWKRIEEYVNASPLLIGSIPREWSQCKQRWGRVNEQVCKFVGSHEAALKEQASGQNENDVMKAAHDIFFNDYLVKFSMEHCWRELRFDQKWRSHSFSKDGAKEKRKEPAEEVPVDQDVRPPGVKASKAAKRKKHANEAAFDQIESILAAKNTISKQKILDRLLAKTEATLSPQEVSLKNKLISEML, encoded by the coding sequence atGGATCCTTTTAACTTTAACTCTCCCGGGTTGGTTAACCTACTAGTCTCTCAGAGCAGTCAAACAATAGACTTAGGGTGTTCTGAGGTTCCTAAACCGGCGTCAAAGCGAAAGTGGACAACCAAAGAAGACGTTGTCTTGATcagtgcttggttgaacacCAGCAATGATCCAATCGTGAGTAACGAGCAGAAGGCAGGCACGTTTTGGAAGCGCATAGAGGAGTATGTCAATGCTAGTCCTCTGCTCATTGGCTCCATTCCTAGGGAGTGGAGTcaatgtaagcagaggtggggaaggGTTAATGAGCAGGTCTGCAAGTTTGTTGGAAGCCATGAAGCCGCGCTGAAGGAGCAAGCGAGTGggcaaaatgagaatgatgtcaTGAAGGCTGCCCATGACATCTTCTTTAACGACTATCTTGTCAAGTTCAGTATGGAACATTGTTGGAGGGAGCTTAGGTTTGATCAAAAATGGAGATCACACTCATTCTCGAAAGATGGTGCaaaggagaaaaggaaggaaCCGGCAGAGGAGGTTCCTGTGGACCAAGATGTTAGGCCTCCTGGCGTTAAGGCTAGCAAAGCAGCCAAACGCAAGAAGCACGCGAATGAAGCAGCTTTTGATCAGATAGAGAGCATATTAGCTGCGAAAAATACTATATCCAAACAGAAAATCCTTGATCGCTTGCTAGCAAAAACTGAAGCTACACTTTCTCCACAAGAAGTGTCTCTTAAAAATAAACTCATTTCTGAAATGCTTTGA
- the LOC125580545 gene encoding uncharacterized protein LOC125580545 isoform X1 encodes MLAYGQSRDTYDEYLRLGKSTSRLCLENFTTGIIQLFGQEYLRRPNEDDLQRLLDIGEVRGFSGMIGSIDCMHWEWKNCPTAWKGQYTRGSGKPTIVLEAVASQDLWIWHAFFGLPGTLNDINVLDRSPVFDDILQGRAPKVKFKVNNHTYRMAYYLTDEIYPNWSTFIQSIPLPQGPKAELFAERQESTRKDVERAFGVLQSRFAIVKNPALLWDKEKIGWIMRSCVILHNMIVENERDRYTQIDTSEFESGESSRSSKVKTRTSFNIGNMLGVRNEVRDSEKHHLLKADLVENVWKKFGNVDE; translated from the coding sequence ATGCTGGCATACGGTCAATCGAGAGATAcatatgacgaatatctccgacttggtaaAAGTACGTCACGTTtatgtttggaaaatttcaCTACTGGGATAATACAATTGTTTGGACAGGAGTATTTACGAAGACCTAATGAGGATGATCTTCAACGAttactcgatattggagaggtaCGGGGGTTCTCAGGGATGATTggcagcatcgactgtatgcactgggagtggaaaaactgcccaacggcttggaaaggccagtacacacgtggttcaggaaagccgacaattgtcttagaagctgttgcatcacaagatctttggatatggcacgcatttttcggattaccaggtaccctcaacgatatcaatgttcttgatcgatcaccagtttttgatgatattttacaaggtcgagcacCAAAAGTgaagttcaaggtcaacaaccacacttatcgtatGGCCTACTACCTTACTGACGAGATTTATCCAaattggtcaacatttatccaatccatcccactccctcaaggtcctaaagcagaGCTATTTGCCGAACGTCAAGAATCcaccagaaaagatgtcgaacgggcttttggagtattgcaatcaAGGTTCGCAATAGTTAAAAATCCAGCTCTACTATGGGACAAGGAAAAGATAGGATGGATTATGAGAAGttgtgtcatattgcacaatatgatagtagagaacGAACGAGACAGATATACCCAAATTGATACATCTGAGTTCGAGTCAGGAGAGTCAAGCAGAAGTTCCAAGGTGAAAACGAGAACAAGTTTTAATATAGGTAATATGTTAGGCGTTCGCAATGAAGTTCGGGATTCAGAGAAACATCATCTTTTGAAAGCGGATTTAGTTGAAAATGTATGGAAAAAGTTTGGTAATGTAGATGAATAA
- the LOC106434712 gene encoding arginine decarboxylase 2-like, translating into MRAVACVDTGYVFSDDGSLPTVADAFIPASPTSSRWSPSLSASLYRIDGWGAPYFAANSSGNISVRPHGDETLPHQDIDLMKVVKNVMVPKSSGGLGLQLPLIVRFPDVLKNRLECLQSAFDSAVKSQGYGSHYQGVFPVKCNQDRFIVEDIVNFGSPFRFGLEAGSKPEILLAMSCLCKGNPDAFLVCNGFKDAEYVSLALLGRKLAFNTMIVLEQEHELDLVINLSQKMNVRPLIGLRAKLRTKQSNHYGSYSGEKGKFGLTSTQIVSVVAKLSESGMLDCLQLLHFHIGSMIPSSSLLSQGVSEAAQIYCELVRLGAHMKIIDVGGGLGIDYDGSKSGEPDQSVTYTLEEYAEAVVASIRL; encoded by the exons ATGCGTGCTGTAGCGTGCGTCGATACTGGTTACGTTTTCTCCGACGATGGCTCTCTCCCCACCGTCGCTGACGCGTTTATCCCGGCCTCACCAACTTCTTCTCGTTGGAGTCCCTCTCTCTCGGCCTCTCTTTATCGTATCGACGGTTGGGGAGCTCCTTACTTCGCCGCCAACTCTTCCGGTAACATCTCCGTTCGTCCTCATGGCGATGAGACTCTGCCTCACCAAGACATCGACCTGATGAAAGTCGTTAAGAACGTAATGGTTCCCAAATCCTCCGGTGGTTTAGGGTTGCAGCTCCCTCTCATCGTGCGGTTCCCTGACGTGTTGAAGAACAGGCTCGAGTGTCTCCAGTCCGCGTTCGATTCCGCGGTTAAGAGTCAAGGGTACGGTTCTCATTACCAGGGCGTTTTTCCGGTTAAATGCAACCAGGACCGGTTCATTGTGGAGGATATCGTGAATTTCGGTTCTCCTTTCCGGTTTGGTTTGGAAGCTGGTTCTAAACCGGAGATCCTTCTAGCTATGAGCTGCTTGTGTAAAGGCAACCCCGACGCCTTTCTCGTCTGTAACGGCTTCAAAGACGCTGAGTATGTTTCATTGGCTCTCCTCGGGAGAAAGCTTGCGTTCAACACTATGATTGTTCTCGAGCAAGAACATGAGCTTGATCTTGTTATCAACCTTAGCCAGAAGATGAACGTGAGGCCTCTCATTGGTCTACGAGCTAAGCTGAGAACCAAACAATCTAATCATTACGGCTCATATTCAGGTGAAAAGGGCAAGTTTGGATTGACTAGTACTCAGATTGTTAGTGTCGTGGCGAAGCTTAGCGAGTCTGGTATGCTTGACTGTCTCCAGCTCTTGCATTTTCACATTGGCTCAATGATTCCATCGTCTTCGTTGCTATCTCAAGGTGTCTCCGAAGCTGCTCAGATTTACTGTGAGCTTGTGCGTCTTGGCGCACATATGAAAATTATTGATGTTGGTGGTGGTTTGGGGATAGACTACGACGGGTCTAAGTCTGGAGAACCTGATCAGTCTGTTACTTATACACTAGAGGAGTATGCTGAAGCTGTTGTAGCTTCCATCAG GCTATAG
- the LOC106434741 gene encoding NADH dehydrogenase [ubiquinone] 1 beta subcomplex subunit 9-like, with amino-acid sequence MSGVSSAAYFARRAAQKERVRILYRRALKDTLNWAVHRHIFYRDASDLREKFNANQDVEDVDRIDKLIAHGESEYDKWRHPDPYIVPWAPGGSKFCRNPTPPAGIEIVYNYGQEDNP; translated from the exons atgagcGGAGTATCATCGGCGGCGTATTTCGCGCGGCGAGCGGCGCAGAAGGAGAGGGTTCGAATCCTCTATCGACGCGCTCTCAAGGATACTCTCAATTGGGCTGTCCATCGCCACATCTTCTACCGAGAC GCTTCTGATCTGCGCGAGAAGTTCAATGCTAATCAAGACGTG GAGGATGTTGACAGAATCGACAAACTGATTGCTCATGGTGAATCAGAGTACGACAAGTGGCGCCACCCTGATCCTTATATCG ttccaTGGGCACCTGGTGGCTCAAAGTTCTGTAGAAACCCCACTCCGCCTGCTGGG ATCGAGATTGTGTACAACTACGGTCAAGAAGACAACCCTTAA
- the LOC111212691 gene encoding arginine decarboxylase 2-like, producing MGQLFPIVPIHKLDQKPGARGVLSDLTCDSDGKIVKFIGGESSLPLHEIDSYGGGGRYLLGLFLGGSYEETMGGVHNLFGGPSVVRVSQSDGPHSFVVTRAVSAQSSSDVLLAVQHEPEIMLQTLKHRAEEVMHTKGSGEEDENEYKNVAACLDRSFHNMPYLATEEGISE from the coding sequence ATGGGACAGCTGTTTCCTATCGTTCCTATCCATAAGCTCGACCAAAAGCCCGGGGCTCGTGGGGTCTTGTCTGATTTAACGTGTGACAGTGATGGGAAGATCGTTAAGTTCATAGGCGGCGAGTCTAGCTTGCCGTTGCACGAGATAGACAGTTATGGAGGTGGAGGAAGGTACTTATTGGGTCTATTCCTTGGAGGGTCTTATGAGGAGACTATGGGTGGAGTCCATAATCTATTTGGCGGGCCAAGCGTTGTCCGTGTCTCGCAGAGCGATGGACCACATAGCTTTGTAGTGACCAGAGCCGTGTCTGCCCAGTCCTCTTCTGATGTTCTCTTAGCAGTGCAGCATGAGCCCGAGATAATGCTTCAGACACTAAAGCACCGAGCAGAGGAAGTGATGCATACCAAAGGAAGtggtgaagaagatgagaaTGAGTACAAGAACGTGGCTGCTTGTCTCGACCGTTCGTTCCACAACATGCCGTATCTCGCGACCGAGGAGGGCATCAGTGAGTAA